In Chryseobacterium gleum, a single genomic region encodes these proteins:
- a CDS encoding DUF2490 domain-containing protein codes for MLIIINNYWVKGQSIDNYNMWYQYIMNSKLTDKTNLTALSQYRSFDLGGDGRLFLVNAYLEYEVAPGVEPGAGAMFLVLNSYNSKREKVTRYETRPFQQVTLTGHIGRTLINHRFRVEERFLNNPDEFKVRLRYLLSMRIPFGKTGQYYGILKNEVRVNATKENIFDSNRITAGLGIKISKASALEFAFINQLGDHRTDNYAYVGFRNSFDWRKKD; via the coding sequence TTGTTAATAATTATCAACAATTATTGGGTAAAAGGGCAAAGTATTGACAACTACAATATGTGGTATCAGTATATCATGAATTCAAAACTTACTGATAAAACCAATTTAACTGCACTTTCCCAATACAGGTCATTTGATCTGGGCGGAGACGGAAGATTATTCCTTGTGAATGCGTATTTAGAGTACGAAGTAGCTCCCGGTGTAGAACCCGGAGCAGGAGCAATGTTTCTTGTCCTGAATTCTTATAATTCCAAAAGAGAAAAAGTAACCCGGTATGAAACAAGGCCTTTTCAACAGGTTACCCTGACCGGGCACATTGGCCGAACATTGATTAATCATCGATTTCGTGTAGAAGAACGTTTCTTGAACAATCCCGATGAGTTTAAAGTACGGTTAAGGTACCTTCTTTCCATGAGAATACCTTTTGGGAAAACAGGACAATATTATGGTATTTTAAAAAATGAAGTCCGTGTTAATGCCACCAAGGAAAACATCTTCGACAGCAACCGTATTACGGCAGGACTTGGAATAAAAATCAGCAAAGCCTCTGCACTTGAATTTGCATTTATTAACCAGCTGGGAGACCACAGAACAGACAATTATGCCTACGTCGGCTTCCGAAATTCTTTTGACTGGAGAAAAAAAGATTAA
- a CDS encoding LytR/AlgR family response regulator transcription factor, translating to MANLTIVNVDDEYPALQLVKQYCAQLEDVQLLASFQKPEEALAFLKANKVDLVVFDINMPGINGVELLQQLPDPPLCIFLTLETKYAVKAFELDVVHYLIKPVDFETFKKAVNKARDFVHFKSSANNRQQEDFIMFKSNYVMNKVFLKDILWIQGFGEYIVLMTPLKKYMILERMSNFEEKFQHFGFIRIHKSYIVLSDHISSYNSSHVFLKNGEELPLGRTYKKNIKAHLS from the coding sequence ATGGCTAATCTGACTATCGTAAATGTAGACGATGAATATCCTGCATTACAGCTTGTAAAACAATATTGTGCTCAGCTTGAAGATGTTCAGCTGCTGGCTTCATTTCAGAAACCGGAAGAAGCGCTGGCTTTCCTGAAAGCGAATAAAGTAGATCTGGTTGTTTTCGATATCAATATGCCGGGAATCAATGGTGTGGAACTTTTGCAGCAACTTCCTGATCCGCCGCTGTGTATTTTCCTTACGCTGGAAACTAAATACGCAGTGAAAGCATTTGAGCTGGATGTTGTTCATTATCTCATCAAGCCTGTGGATTTTGAGACTTTTAAAAAAGCCGTCAATAAAGCAAGGGATTTTGTTCATTTTAAAAGTTCAGCCAATAACCGGCAGCAGGAAGATTTTATTATGTTCAAATCCAATTATGTCATGAATAAAGTCTTTCTTAAAGATATTCTCTGGATACAGGGTTTCGGGGAATACATTGTATTGATGACGCCCCTGAAAAAATATATGATTCTGGAGAGAATGTCCAATTTTGAAGAAAAATTTCAGCATTTTGGGTTTATCAGAATTCATAAATCTTATATTGTATTGTCAGATCACATCAGTTCTTATAATTCCAGCCATGTTTTCCTTAAAAATGGTGAAGAGCTTCCGCTGGGGCGTACCTATAAAAAGAATATTAAAGCACATTTAAGTTAA
- a CDS encoding sensor histidine kinase — translation MTYFTENYFLDSTQLVISIFLNTIFNVGIYYLVYYYLVPRFYLSNKYPEFILYALICFLVSSLFRILWEPAVFQMDFSGKGYHVGFLYNVYISQGIVILVGSFLGITKDKFLIEQDVISLGEEKDQLYLDLLKSKLNPHFLLNTLNNIYANSFTHSEKTSDSILQLSRLLKYIIYDSGKEKVTVSQEFSSLKALAALYQLKYNNQLDIVMDIEDQEEFDIVEIPSAVFLTLFENALKHSAIGEDSQGFIKLFCKIERSELYFEIINSVGKDRSNPVESDYHGLGNEAIIHILEKFYADQYEFYSGPKYSDQYKIALNIIING, via the coding sequence ATGACTTATTTCACCGAAAACTACTTCCTGGATTCAACTCAGCTGGTGATAAGTATTTTTTTGAATACCATTTTCAATGTGGGAATTTATTATCTGGTATACTATTATCTGGTTCCCAGGTTTTATTTATCCAATAAATATCCGGAGTTTATTCTTTATGCTTTGATCTGCTTTTTGGTGTCCAGTCTCTTCAGGATTTTGTGGGAGCCTGCAGTTTTTCAGATGGATTTCAGCGGAAAGGGTTATCATGTAGGATTTCTGTATAATGTATACATCTCGCAGGGGATTGTGATTCTCGTGGGGTCTTTTCTGGGAATTACCAAAGACAAGTTTTTAATAGAACAGGATGTAATCAGCCTTGGAGAAGAGAAGGACCAGCTTTATCTTGATTTGCTGAAATCTAAACTGAATCCCCATTTTTTACTAAACACTCTTAATAATATATATGCGAACAGTTTTACCCATTCGGAAAAGACCTCGGATTCTATTTTACAGCTGAGCAGGCTTCTCAAGTATATTATTTATGACAGCGGAAAAGAAAAAGTAACCGTTTCCCAGGAATTTTCTTCACTGAAAGCGCTTGCCGCTTTGTACCAGCTTAAATATAATAACCAGTTGGATATTGTAATGGATATTGAAGATCAGGAAGAGTTTGATATCGTTGAAATTCCTTCTGCTGTATTTCTTACTTTATTTGAAAATGCTTTGAAACATTCTGCAATAGGAGAAGATTCTCAGGGGTTTATAAAACTGTTCTGTAAAATTGAGCGCTCTGAGCTGTATTTCGAGATTATTAATTCTGTAGGGAAGGATAGAAGTAATCCGGTTGAATCAGATTATCACGGGTTGGGTAACGAAGCAATTATTCATATATTGGAAAAATTTTATGCAGATCAGTACGAGTTTTACTCCGGACCGAAATACAGTGATCAATATAAAATTGCCTTAAACATTATTATAAATGGCTAA